A single window of Desulfuromonas acetexigens DNA harbors:
- the ftsH gene encoding ATP-dependent zinc metalloprotease FtsH, producing the protein MANAKLNDPWQRLLLLMVLMLAVNFAYMLLFAPQQEPVADLSYSRFKAELARDRVASVRMSGERVTGNFRDAVEIPADEGMAPVAYLRFQTVLPPVDDPELLPLLEKNGVELEAQASEKPTFWASLLISLLPWVLIIGVWVFVLKRMRESNGPGGGLFGQFRRSGAKLYSQQLSRVTFNDVAGLAEAKQELGEIIAYLRDPRHFSRLGGKVPRGILLVGPPGTGKTLLARAVAGEAEVPFFTISASQFIEMFVGVGASRVRDLFENAKKSAPAIIFIDELDAVGRSRGAGLGGGNDEREQTLNQLLSELDGFEPHQEVIVLAATNRPDVLDTALLRPGRFDRQVVVERPDWRDRLEILKVHARKVKLAEDVDLTPLAKGTPGMVGADLEAVMNEAALIAGREQAEAIGNEHLDKAKDRHLLGLERKLYLSDEEKRITAIHEAGHALVAKCLPGSDPIHKVTIIPRGQALGVTLQLPADDRYHYRYGYLTDRLAISLGGRAAEKLIFGEYSTGAQSDLKQVTDLAEKMVCQWGMSERLGPVSLERGVEHPFLGRKLATETTFSEETARLIDKEIEALSRQAERRAENLLEWNRPVLEQLAERLLVEEVLDEGALTEFFAAANLRLDEGGSAEAKGQS; encoded by the coding sequence ATGGCGAATGCGAAACTCAATGATCCCTGGCAACGGTTGCTGCTCTTGATGGTTCTGATGCTGGCGGTGAATTTTGCCTACATGCTGCTCTTCGCTCCCCAGCAGGAACCGGTCGCCGATTTGTCTTACAGCCGCTTCAAGGCGGAACTCGCCCGCGACCGGGTGGCGAGCGTGCGGATGAGTGGCGAACGGGTGACGGGCAACTTCCGCGATGCCGTGGAGATTCCTGCTGATGAAGGCATGGCTCCCGTCGCCTACCTGCGTTTCCAGACGGTGCTGCCACCGGTTGACGATCCGGAACTGTTGCCGCTGCTGGAAAAAAACGGCGTGGAACTCGAGGCGCAGGCGAGCGAAAAGCCGACCTTTTGGGCCTCGCTGCTGATCTCCCTGCTCCCCTGGGTGTTGATCATCGGCGTCTGGGTTTTTGTCCTCAAGCGCATGCGCGAGTCGAACGGGCCGGGCGGCGGGCTCTTCGGTCAGTTCCGCCGTTCCGGGGCGAAACTCTACAGTCAGCAACTCTCCCGCGTCACCTTCAACGATGTCGCCGGACTCGCCGAGGCCAAGCAGGAGTTGGGGGAAATCATCGCCTACCTGCGCGATCCCCGGCATTTCAGCCGCCTTGGCGGCAAGGTGCCGCGCGGCATTCTGCTGGTCGGCCCGCCGGGAACCGGCAAAACGCTGCTGGCCCGGGCCGTGGCCGGCGAGGCCGAGGTACCGTTTTTCACCATTTCCGCCTCCCAGTTTATTGAGATGTTCGTCGGCGTCGGCGCCAGTCGGGTGCGGGACCTCTTCGAGAACGCCAAAAAGAGCGCCCCGGCCATCATTTTCATCGACGAGTTGGATGCCGTCGGCCGGTCCCGGGGGGCGGGTTTGGGGGGCGGCAACGACGAGCGGGAACAGACCCTTAACCAGCTCCTGTCCGAGCTCGACGGCTTCGAGCCCCATCAGGAAGTGATCGTGCTCGCCGCCACCAACCGCCCGGACGTGCTCGATACGGCGCTGCTGCGGCCGGGGCGCTTCGACCGCCAAGTCGTGGTGGAGCGTCCCGACTGGCGCGACCGCCTGGAAATCCTCAAGGTCCACGCCCGCAAGGTCAAGCTGGCCGAGGATGTCGACCTGACGCCGTTGGCCAAGGGGACGCCGGGGATGGTCGGCGCCGATCTGGAGGCGGTGATGAACGAGGCGGCGCTCATCGCCGGACGCGAGCAGGCCGAGGCGATCGGCAACGAACACCTGGATAAGGCCAAGGACCGTCATCTGCTGGGGCTGGAGCGCAAGCTCTATCTCTCCGACGAGGAAAAGCGCATCACCGCCATTCACGAAGCCGGCCACGCCCTGGTGGCCAAGTGCCTGCCGGGGAGCGACCCGATCCACAAGGTCACCATCATCCCCCGGGGGCAGGCTCTTGGCGTGACCCTGCAACTCCCCGCCGACGACCGTTATCATTACCGCTACGGCTATCTGACGGATCGCCTGGCCATCAGCCTCGGCGGCCGCGCCGCCGAAAAGCTAATTTTCGGCGAATATTCCACCGGGGCGCAGAGCGATCTGAAGCAGGTCACGGACCTCGCCGAGAAGATGGTCTGCCAGTGGGGGATGAGCGAACGGCTGGGGCCGGTCAGTTTGGAGCGGGGGGTGGAGCATCCCTTCCTTGGGCGCAAGTTGGCGACGGAAACGACTTTCAGCGAAGAGACCGCCCGGCTGATCGACAAAGAGATCGAGGCGTTGTCCCGGCAAGCCGAGCGCCGGGCCGAAAACCTGCTGGAATGGAATCGGCCGGTGCTGGAGCAATTGGCCGAACGACTGCTGGTCGAAGAGGTGCTGGACGAAGGGGCGCTGACGGAGTTTTTCGCCGCCGCCAACTTGCGCCTCGATGAGGGAGGGAGTGCGGAGGCAAAAGGACAATCCTGA
- a CDS encoding M24 family metallopeptidase, with the protein MFQKVPRAELERRLAALRARLDHDSPEWRLLAVFGKINQFYLTGTMQDAVLLVPRSGAAVYWVRRSLERALNESEFGDIRPMTSFRDAAAAMGALPDTVHLESERVPLAVYERFNKHFGFARSASADLSLAATRAVKSAYELERMEESGRIHQRILEERVPELLREGISEAEFAGELYGAMIREGHHGLARFGMYETEILLGHICFGESSIYPTSFDGPGGNYGMSPAVPLLGSRKRLLRPGDLVFVDIGCGVDGYHTDKTLTYVYRGQLPEEAVRIHRRCIEIETAVAALLKPGAIPSEIYAQITGALEPEFLDGFMGFGTRQARFLGHGIGLHIDEWPVLAKGFDEPLQENMVLAVEPKKGIAGIGMVGTENTFVVTPTGGRCLTGLHPGLLAVG; encoded by the coding sequence ATGTTTCAGAAAGTTCCCCGCGCCGAACTGGAACGGCGCCTGGCGGCGTTGCGTGCCCGCCTCGACCACGATAGCCCCGAGTGGCGGCTGCTGGCGGTCTTCGGCAAGATCAACCAGTTCTATCTCACCGGCACCATGCAGGATGCCGTCCTCCTCGTACCCCGCAGCGGCGCCGCCGTCTACTGGGTGCGGCGCAGCTTGGAGCGCGCCCTGAATGAATCGGAATTCGGCGACATCCGGCCGATGACCAGCTTTCGCGACGCGGCCGCCGCCATGGGAGCGCTCCCCGATACCGTCCATCTTGAAAGCGAGCGCGTGCCGCTGGCGGTTTACGAGCGCTTCAACAAGCATTTTGGCTTTGCCCGGAGCGCTTCCGCTGATCTTTCCCTGGCGGCGACGCGGGCGGTGAAAAGCGCCTATGAGCTGGAACGCATGGAAGAGTCGGGCCGTATCCACCAGCGCATCCTCGAAGAACGCGTCCCCGAACTGCTGCGGGAAGGGATCAGCGAAGCCGAATTCGCCGGAGAGCTCTATGGGGCGATGATCCGCGAAGGCCATCACGGCCTGGCCCGTTTCGGCATGTACGAGACGGAAATCCTTCTCGGCCACATCTGTTTCGGCGAAAGCTCGATCTATCCCACTTCCTTCGACGGCCCCGGCGGCAACTACGGCATGAGCCCGGCGGTGCCCCTGCTCGGCAGCCGGAAGCGGCTTCTGCGTCCCGGCGATCTGGTTTTCGTCGACATCGGTTGCGGGGTCGACGGCTACCACACGGACAAAACCCTGACCTACGTCTATCGTGGCCAACTGCCCGAGGAGGCGGTGCGCATCCACCGGCGATGCATCGAGATCGAGACCGCTGTTGCCGCGCTGCTCAAGCCCGGCGCGATTCCCTCGGAAATCTACGCGCAAATCACCGGCGCGCTGGAACCGGAATTCCTCGACGGATTCATGGGCTTCGGCACGCGCCAGGCGCGGTTTCTCGGCCACGGCATCGGCCTGCACATCGACGAATGGCCGGTGCTGGCCAAGGGCTTCGACGAGCCGCTGCAGGAAAACATGGTCCTGGCCGTCGAACCGAAAAAGGGGATCGCCGGCATCGGCATGGTCGGCACCGAAAATACCTTCGTCGTTACCCCCACCGGCGGGCGCTGTCTGACCGGACTGCATCCCGGACTTTTGGCGGTCGGTTGA
- a CDS encoding type II toxin-antitoxin system HigB family toxin has product MRIISRKTLREFWGQHPDARQPLQAWYDDAKHADWHSPADIKNVYRNASFLADNRVVFNIKGNTYRLIVAVQYAHGLLYIRFVGTHRDYDKIDARTI; this is encoded by the coding sequence ATGCGCATCATCTCCCGTAAAACCCTCCGAGAATTTTGGGGCCAGCATCCGGATGCGCGGCAACCATTACAGGCGTGGTATGACGATGCTAAACATGCCGACTGGCATTCACCGGCGGATATCAAAAATGTTTACCGCAATGCCAGCTTTCTGGCTGACAACCGAGTCGTATTCAACATCAAGGGGAACACTTACCGACTTATCGTAGCCGTCCAGTACGCTCATGGCCTGCTGTATATCCGCTTTGTCGGCACCCATCGGGACTATGACAAAATCGACGCAAGAACGATCTGA